A window of Tatumella citrea genomic DNA:
ATAAATCAGCGCCACATATCACCACCAGAATCAGCCCCAGTGAAAAACAGAGACCGCCAATGAGTTTTGAAATACCAAATGGCAGTGATTCGGCACCTGTTGTAGCGGTGATATAGAAAGTGAAAGCTATTGAAATGAAAACACCGGCAGTTATCGCCAAAAAAAAGGTGGTTAATGGCGCTTTTGACGCTTTATACACCCCGGCATCTTCGGCAACTTTTGCCATAGCTGCGGGCATTAACAAATCAAAAGGATTGTCAGTTTTCACACCAGACCCTCAGGTTTTTTTCTGTATACAGAGTACCAAACGGTATAACTCTCTAAGTTGACCTGGATCAGTTTTAACAGTGTGAGATAAGCCTGGTGGGCCGTGATTTATCAATTTTTAATGGTAAGGTTATGATATTTAAAGTTAAAATAATTTTTAATATCTGCTTTTTTTTTTGATTTATGGCAGGGGGATGGCTAAGTTAATTATAACGATGGAAAGTGACATTTCAGTTAAAGAGAGTGGGGCATCAGGCTGAAAGGATTACAAAAAAAACGCCGGATCACCGGCGTTTTAAAATATTAATTTGTGAACCTTAGGCTAGCTGGTGCTTTTAGTCGCCCAGTACTGGCGTTTTGCTGCCTGAAGTTTCTCGTATGCTGCCAGCAGTGACTGGTGAGCAGGGAAAGCAGTAAGTTCCAAATCGACTTGATGCAATCCGTAGAAAGGTTCTTCACCACTAATGGCCGCCGAGGCAGCCTGTACGGCATCACTGCCATACATCCGGTTAAACGCATTCAGGTATTCAGCCGGGGTGCGTTCCTCTTCCAGAGCCAGCAGCAGCAGGGTTTGCAGACAACGATAATAATTTGCCCGTTCTGCACTGAATACTGAGTTATTAAACTCGATAGTCCACTCGGTCCAGATGAGTGCCTGCTCGGTGTCACCACCCGCCAGCGCCAGCATTGCTTTTAGTTCGCCAACCCGCAGAGTTGACCAGCCATTATCTTTCCCGGTAGCAAGGCCCAGTAACTCACGGACACGGGTGAAATCATCCAGACCTTCATCGTCCATCTGTGAGATGAGGTCAAGATAATCCTGAGCTTCCCACTCGCTTCCAGGCAGACTGAGGAAAGTTTCGCGGAAACCTGCTCCCATATTATTGTTAGCGAGTAACAGATCTTCCGCCGGGTAGATATCAGACATTCCGGGAACAATAATACGGCAGGCATAAACGCCCAGATGCTCATAATCGGCAATATAGACTTCTTTATTTTCGGCACGGAAAATATCCATCAGTGTCGAAAATTCCTGACCAGTTGTCCCTGAGAATGACCAGTCTGCAAATGGATAGTCAGGAGTTTCTTTAAACATGTCCCATGAAATCAGACCACTGGAATCAATAAAATGAGTTTCCAGATTAGTGTGCTCTGCCACTTCTTCATCGTCAAAAGTAGGAGGAGTAAATACATCCAGGTCTTTCAGACTACGCCCTTGCAGTAATTCTGTAACCGTTCTCTCCAGGGCAACACCGAAATCAGGATGCGCACCGAACGAAGCGAAGCAGGTCCCGTTTGACGGGTTAAACAGTACTACGCAGATAACCGGATAACGACCGCCTAATGACGCATCATATGCAAGGATTGGGAAGCCTTCAGCTTCGAGTTGCTCGATGGCAGCAACCACACCAGGGTAGCGTGCCATTACAGCGTCAGGAATCGCGGGCAGACTAATAGATTCTGCAATAATCCGGTTCTTAATATAACGCTCAAAAACTTCAGAAAGCCCCTGTACCCGGGCTTCACTGGCGGTATTACCCGCAGACATTCCGTTGGAAACATACAGGTTTCCAATAATGTTCATCGGAATGTAGACCACCTGATCATCTGACTGGCGGGTAAATGGTAGTGCACAGATACCACGATCATCATTACCGGATTGCAGATCAATCAGCAGGCTGGCACCCAGTACATTCTCAGGATCGTAAAAACTGCGCAGTTGTGGATCAAGTAAACCTTCCGGCAGATCGTCATCTTCGGTCAACGGGAACCATTTCTCATTGGGATAATGGACAAAATCACCCGAAGAAATGCGGTTACCCAGCCAAAAATCAGCGAAGAAGTAGTTGGTGGATAAGCGCTCGAAATACTCACCTAAAGCAGAGGCTAACGCGGCTTTTTTGGTGGCTCCTTTGCCGTTAGTAAAGCACAGAGGGCAGTCGCGATCGCGGATATGCACGGACCAGACGTTAGGTACCGGGTTCAGCCATGAGGCTTCTTCGATATTAAAGCCCAGAGCCTGAAGTTTAGTCTGGAACCGTGAAATCGAATCTTCCAGAGCGGCATCTTTGCCAGGTATAAATGTTTGCGTCATAGCGCCGCGTTCTCCCGGGGAGTAATAAACAGAGGGTTTGCTATGCATGATACGGATTTTATCGGTTTACTGCTATCCGGCTGTGTGAAAATTACCTTCTGTTATCCCCTGGTGTTTGTAAGGGTTATCAACGGCAAAAAAAAGCTCTGAAGCATAAATAAGCAGGGAGAGTCAGGTGATTAGCCATTGATGAATAAAAATGTCGTTACGGGGAGATTAGTTATTGCAGCTGTTTTCCTGCAGTGATACAACCGATGGATATCCGATAATCCTTTCGATGTAATCATGGTGAGTAGAAATGACGCAGGTGTATAATTTTAGTTCTGGTCCGGCAATGTTGCCAACAGAAGTTCTTCGTCGTGCGCAGCAGGATCTGGTCAACTGGCAAGGACTGGGCACTTCAGTAATGGAGATCAGCCATCGTAGTAAAGAATTTATTCAGGTTGCCGAAACTGCTGAGCAGGATTTCCGTGATCTGTTAAAAATCCCGTCCAACTATAAAGTTCTGTTTTGTCATGGCGGTGGCCGTGGACAGTTTGCGGCGGTACCGGGAAATTTACTGGGCGATGCCAGCCATGCAGATTATGTCGATGGTGGTTACTGGGCGCATAGTGCCGTAAAAGAAGCTGAAAAATACTGCACACCAAACGTCATTGATATCAAGGTCAATGAAGAAGGCAAAACAGCTCTGTTGCCAATGAGCCAATGGCAGCTTAACGATAATGCCGCTTACGTCCATTATTGTCCGAACGAAACTATCGATGGTACGGCGATTGATGAACAGCCGGATTTCGGTGATAAAATTGTGGTTGCCGATTTCTCGTCTACCATTCTGTCACAGCCAATTGATGTCAGCCGTTTCGGTGTCATTTACGCTGGTGCGCAAAAAAATATCGGCCCGGCAGGTCTGACGCTGGTGATTGTGCGTGAAGATCTGTTAGGTAAAGCGCGTAAAGAACTGCCTTCAATTCTGGACTACACCGTACTGGCCGAAAATAACTCGATGTTCAATACACCGCCGTCGTTTGCCTGGTATTTATCCGGACTGGTGTTCAGCTGGCTGAAAGAGCAGGGCGGCGTTGCGGCAATGGATAAACTGAACCAGCAGAAAGCCGACCTGTTGTACGGTACCATTGATCGCAGCGACTTCTATCGTAATAATGTAGCAGCCAGAAGCCGCTCACGGATGAATGTACCCTTCCAACTGGCAGATTCTGCGCTGGATAAAGTGTTCCTGGAAGAGTCTCTCAGCCAGGGACTGCATGCACTGAAAGGACACCGTGTTGTTGGCGGGATGCGTGCCTCAATCTACAATGCAATGCCTCTGGCTGGTGTTACTGCACTGACCGAATTCATGCAGGACTTTGAACGCCGCCACGGCTAAATCTGCAGGATTTTTAGGCTTTTCTGTTTACCCCGTCACCGACGGGGTTTTCATCTTTGATAAAGAGTGATTTTTACATGCCGGATTCTCTGACCTTACAACCTGTAGCCCATATCGACGGTACGGTAAATTTACCCGGCTCGAAAAGTGTGTCCAACCGCGCCCTGTTGCTGGCTGCGATGGCCAGGGGAACTACCCGTCTGACCAACCTGCTGGACAGCGATGACATCAGACATATGCTGAATGGCTTAACCCTGCTGGGTATCGACTATTCATTATCTGAAGATCGTACTGAATGCGTAGTGACCGGAATCGGCGGACCATTACATGCATCAGCACCTGTTGAACTTTTTCTTGGTAACGCAGGCACTGCCATGCGTCCACTGGCTGCCGCACTGAGCCTGGCGGAGAATGATATTGTTCTCACCGGTGAACCGCGTATGAAAGAACGGCCTATTGGTCATCTGGTCGATGCGCTTCGCCAGGGCGGAGCTGATATCAGTTATCTGGAAAATGAGGATTATCCTCCATTACGTCTGAAAGGCGGATTCCGGGGCGGGGTCATCAGCGTTGATGGTAGCGTCTCGAGTCAGTTCCTTACCGCGTTGCTGATGACCGCGCCTTTAGCCAGTGAGCAGACAACTATCACAATTAAAGGTGATCTGGTTTCTAAGCCGTATATTGATATCACTCTCAATCTGATGAAGTGTTTTGGTATTGATGTTGAAAACCAGCAATATCAGACGTTTGTGATTCAGGGCGGGCAGCAGTATCAGTCACCTGGTCATTACCTGGTCGAAGGAGATGCCTCTTCAGCCTCTTATTTCCTGGCGGCCGCAGCTATTAAAGGCGGTACGGTTCGGGTGACCGGTATTGGTCGTAACAGTGTTCAGGGCGATATCCGTTTTGCTGATGTACTGGAAAAAATGGGCGCTGTTATCGAGTGGGGAGATGATTATATTTCCTGTCGTCGGGGTACTCTCAAGGCGATAGAGATGGATATGAACCATATTCCTGATGCGGCGATGACTATTGCTACTACAGCTCTGTTTGC
This region includes:
- the serC gene encoding 3-phosphoserine/phosphohydroxythreonine transaminase, producing the protein MTQVYNFSSGPAMLPTEVLRRAQQDLVNWQGLGTSVMEISHRSKEFIQVAETAEQDFRDLLKIPSNYKVLFCHGGGRGQFAAVPGNLLGDASHADYVDGGYWAHSAVKEAEKYCTPNVIDIKVNEEGKTALLPMSQWQLNDNAAYVHYCPNETIDGTAIDEQPDFGDKIVVADFSSTILSQPIDVSRFGVIYAGAQKNIGPAGLTLVIVREDLLGKARKELPSILDYTVLAENNSMFNTPPSFAWYLSGLVFSWLKEQGGVAAMDKLNQQKADLLYGTIDRSDFYRNNVAARSRSRMNVPFQLADSALDKVFLEESLSQGLHALKGHRVVGGMRASIYNAMPLAGVTALTEFMQDFERRHG
- the aroA gene encoding 3-phosphoshikimate 1-carboxyvinyltransferase — protein: MPDSLTLQPVAHIDGTVNLPGSKSVSNRALLLAAMARGTTRLTNLLDSDDIRHMLNGLTLLGIDYSLSEDRTECVVTGIGGPLHASAPVELFLGNAGTAMRPLAAALSLAENDIVLTGEPRMKERPIGHLVDALRQGGADISYLENEDYPPLRLKGGFRGGVISVDGSVSSQFLTALLMTAPLASEQTTITIKGDLVSKPYIDITLNLMKCFGIDVENQQYQTFVIQGGQQYQSPGHYLVEGDASSASYFLAAAAIKGGTVRVTGIGRNSVQGDIRFADVLEKMGAVIEWGDDYISCRRGTLKAIEMDMNHIPDAAMTIATTALFAEGTTLMTNIYNWRVKETDRLAAMAAELRKVGATVEEGHDFIRITPAQTLKHAEIETYNDHRIAMCFSLVALSDTPVTILDPGCTAKTFPDYFRQLAAISHD
- the ycaO gene encoding 30S ribosomal protein S12 methylthiotransferase accessory factor YcaO; translation: MTQTFIPGKDAALEDSISRFQTKLQALGFNIEEASWLNPVPNVWSVHIRDRDCPLCFTNGKGATKKAALASALGEYFERLSTNYFFADFWLGNRISSGDFVHYPNEKWFPLTEDDDLPEGLLDPQLRSFYDPENVLGASLLIDLQSGNDDRGICALPFTRQSDDQVVYIPMNIIGNLYVSNGMSAGNTASEARVQGLSEVFERYIKNRIIAESISLPAIPDAVMARYPGVVAAIEQLEAEGFPILAYDASLGGRYPVICVVLFNPSNGTCFASFGAHPDFGVALERTVTELLQGRSLKDLDVFTPPTFDDEEVAEHTNLETHFIDSSGLISWDMFKETPDYPFADWSFSGTTGQEFSTLMDIFRAENKEVYIADYEHLGVYACRIIVPGMSDIYPAEDLLLANNNMGAGFRETFLSLPGSEWEAQDYLDLISQMDDEGLDDFTRVRELLGLATGKDNGWSTLRVGELKAMLALAGGDTEQALIWTEWTIEFNNSVFSAERANYYRCLQTLLLLALEEERTPAEYLNAFNRMYGSDAVQAASAAISGEEPFYGLHQVDLELTAFPAHQSLLAAYEKLQAAKRQYWATKSTS